A genome region from Bacteroides stercoris ATCC 43183 includes the following:
- a CDS encoding glycoside hydrolase family 9 protein has protein sequence MKRYYRLLTLIFAFAALPCKADEWIRINQLGYLPQSIKVAVFMSETKTDVQEYALVDAFTGKTVRTFTSPKATGQSGSMSSTYRLDFSNFQEPGTYYLKAGKAVSPRFPINAQVYNGTADFLLNYMRQQRCGYNPFLKDSCHVHDGYIVYHPTKTGQHIDVRGGWHDATDYLQYTTTSANAIYQMMFAYQENPEAFGDAYNAAGLPEANGIPDIVDEIKWGLDWLNRMNPAPGELYNQIADDRDHAGMRLPNKDEVDYGYGPGKGRPVYFCSGEPQVRGKFTNATTGVASTAGKFAACFALGARILKEFYPEFAAEIGEKADAAYQEGVKRPGTCQTASVKSPYIYEEDNWTDDMELGAMELYNATGKPEYLSQALEYGRREPVTPWMGADSARHYQWYPFMNMGHYHLATVNNPRISKEFIRNMRTGIERTYEKAVESPFLHGIPYIWCSNNLTTAMLTQCRLYRETTGDETYAEMEAALRDWLFGCNPWGTSMIVELPLYGDYPSQPHSSLLNAGVGNTTGGLVDGPVYRSIFEGLRGVNMTGIPGTPGQDYERFQPDLMVYHDALHDYSTNEPTMDGTACLTYYLSAMQKEGMKQAGASADKNVYVNGGIVRTDPSKKQISLVFTAADKADGADAIISTLKRHGIKGSFFFTGEFYELYPEIVKRLLNEGHLVGSHSYGHLLYMPWENRDSLLVTREEFEKDMLKSYEAMRKAGIEYKDAPIYIPPYEYYNKEIAAWAKNMGIQVVNYTPGTMSNADYTTPDMGQKYRSSKFIYNKIMEVEKKEGLNGHLMLIHFGTDNRRTDKFYNSYLDKLIKTLKRKGYTFTPILEAIGIKTNSAL, from the coding sequence ATGAAACGTTATTATCGGCTCTTAACACTGATTTTTGCATTTGCCGCACTCCCGTGTAAGGCAGACGAATGGATTAGAATCAACCAACTGGGCTATCTGCCGCAATCCATTAAAGTAGCGGTATTCATGAGCGAAACAAAAACCGACGTACAAGAATACGCACTGGTCGATGCTTTTACCGGAAAAACGGTACGCACTTTTACTTCGCCCAAAGCCACCGGCCAATCAGGCAGCATGAGCAGTACTTACCGGTTGGATTTCAGTAATTTTCAAGAACCGGGCACATATTACCTGAAAGCGGGAAAAGCAGTTTCTCCACGCTTCCCTATCAATGCGCAGGTATATAACGGCACAGCCGACTTCCTGCTGAACTACATGCGCCAGCAACGTTGCGGTTACAACCCATTCTTGAAAGACAGTTGCCACGTACACGACGGCTACATAGTGTACCACCCCACAAAAACCGGGCAACACATCGATGTGCGCGGCGGCTGGCACGATGCTACCGACTACCTGCAATATACCACGACTTCCGCCAATGCCATATACCAAATGATGTTTGCCTACCAGGAAAACCCCGAGGCATTCGGCGATGCCTACAATGCAGCCGGACTGCCGGAAGCAAACGGCATCCCCGATATAGTAGACGAAATAAAATGGGGGCTGGACTGGCTGAACCGCATGAATCCCGCTCCGGGCGAACTGTACAACCAGATTGCCGACGACCGCGACCACGCCGGCATGCGCCTGCCCAATAAAGATGAGGTGGATTATGGCTACGGACCGGGCAAAGGACGCCCCGTTTACTTTTGCAGCGGAGAGCCGCAAGTGCGCGGAAAATTCACCAATGCCACCACCGGCGTAGCAAGTACAGCCGGCAAGTTTGCCGCTTGTTTTGCACTGGGAGCCAGGATACTGAAAGAGTTTTACCCCGAATTTGCCGCTGAAATCGGTGAAAAAGCCGATGCCGCCTATCAGGAAGGTGTAAAAAGACCGGGAACATGCCAGACCGCCTCCGTAAAATCACCCTACATCTATGAAGAAGACAACTGGACGGACGATATGGAGCTCGGAGCCATGGAGCTATACAATGCTACCGGCAAGCCGGAATACCTGTCGCAAGCCCTCGAATACGGACGCCGCGAACCCGTCACTCCGTGGATGGGTGCCGACAGCGCCCGCCATTACCAATGGTATCCGTTCATGAACATGGGACACTACCACCTGGCCACTGTAAACAACCCGCGCATCAGTAAAGAGTTTATCCGCAACATGCGCACCGGTATTGAGCGCACATACGAGAAAGCAGTCGAAAGTCCTTTCCTGCACGGTATTCCCTACATCTGGTGTTCCAACAACCTGACTACTGCCATGTTGACGCAATGCCGTCTCTACCGAGAGACAACCGGCGATGAGACTTATGCCGAAATGGAAGCCGCCCTCCGCGACTGGCTGTTCGGCTGCAATCCGTGGGGAACGAGCATGATTGTGGAACTGCCGCTTTACGGCGATTATCCTTCGCAACCCCACTCCTCCCTGCTCAATGCAGGCGTAGGCAATACGACAGGCGGACTGGTAGACGGCCCCGTATACCGCAGCATATTCGAGGGGCTGCGAGGCGTAAACATGACCGGCATTCCCGGTACGCCCGGACAGGATTACGAACGCTTTCAACCGGACCTGATGGTATACCACGATGCACTCCACGACTATTCCACCAATGAACCGACCATGGACGGAACCGCCTGCCTCACCTATTATCTCTCTGCCATGCAGAAAGAAGGCATGAAACAGGCAGGTGCATCGGCAGATAAAAATGTATACGTCAATGGCGGTATCGTGCGTACCGACCCGTCTAAAAAACAAATCAGCCTCGTATTCACAGCAGCCGACAAGGCTGACGGCGCGGATGCCATTATCAGTACCCTGAAAAGGCACGGTATCAAAGGAAGCTTCTTCTTTACCGGCGAATTTTACGAGCTTTACCCCGAAATAGTAAAACGGCTGCTCAACGAAGGACATCTGGTAGGCAGCCATAGCTACGGACATCTGCTCTATATGCCGTGGGAGAACCGCGATTCCTTATTGGTTACCCGCGAGGAATTTGAAAAGGATATGCTGAAAAGCTACGAAGCCATGCGCAAGGCCGGTATTGAATATAAAGATGCCCCGATATACATTCCGCCCTATGAATATTATAACAAGGAGATAGCCGCCTGGGCAAAAAATATGGGAATACAAGTTGTCAACTATACTCCCGGAACCATGAGCAATGCAGATTATACCACCCCCGATATGGGACAGAAATACCGGAGCAGCAAGTTCATCTACAACAAAATCATGGAAGTAGAGAAGAAAGAGGGCCTGAACGGACATTTGATGCTGATACACTTCGGAACAGACAACCGCCGTACGGATAAATTTTACAACAGCTATTTGGATAAATTGATAAAAACATTGAAACGTAAAGGTTATACCTTTACCCCCATACTCGAAGCAATAGGTATTAAGACAAATTCAGCATTATAA
- a CDS encoding chaperone modulator CbpM, whose amino-acid sequence MQNELIIVSEYCDKCHIEPSFIEMLQEIGLIDIRTEGGERCLQFAQLPDVERYSRMYYDLSINIEGIDAIHHLLERMESMQQEIYSLHSRLRLFEDVSR is encoded by the coding sequence ATGCAGAACGAATTAATTATAGTCAGTGAGTATTGCGACAAGTGTCACATAGAGCCCTCGTTCATTGAGATGTTACAGGAAATCGGTCTGATAGATATCCGGACGGAAGGCGGGGAGCGTTGTTTGCAGTTTGCCCAGTTGCCGGATGTGGAACGTTACAGCCGTATGTATTACGACCTGTCCATCAACATCGAAGGTATTGATGCCATTCATCATTTGCTGGAGCGTATGGAAAGTATGCAGCAGGAGATTTATTCTTTACATAGCAGGTTGAGGCTGTTTGAGGATGTGTCAAGATGA
- the pfkA gene encoding 6-phosphofructokinase produces MKKDEYIGILTSGGDASGMNAAIRAVTRAAIFNGFKVKGIYRGYEGLIAGEVKELTTEDVSSIIQRGGTILKTARSETFITPEGRKKAYEIIQKENINALIIIGGDGSLTGSRIFAEEYDVTCIGLPGTIDNDLYGTDFTIGYDTALNTIVECVDKIRDTATSHDRIFFVEVMGRDAGFLAQNSAIASGAEAAIIPEDRTDVDQLETFIGRGFRKTKNSSIVIVTESPENKNGGAMYYADRVKKEYPGYDVRVSILGHLQRGGAPSANDRILASRLGEAAIQALMEGQRNVMIGIRNNEIVYVPFVQAIKKDKPIDKSLIRVLNELSI; encoded by the coding sequence ATGAAAAAAGATGAATATATAGGAATTCTGACTTCCGGAGGGGACGCTTCCGGAATGAATGCGGCTATCCGTGCCGTGACCCGCGCCGCTATTTTTAACGGATTTAAAGTGAAAGGAATTTATAGAGGCTACGAGGGGCTGATTGCCGGTGAAGTGAAAGAACTCACTACGGAAGACGTAAGCAGCATTATCCAGAGGGGAGGTACCATACTGAAAACAGCCCGCTCCGAGACTTTCATCACTCCCGAAGGACGCAAGAAAGCTTATGAGATCATACAGAAAGAGAACATCAATGCATTGATAATTATCGGTGGAGACGGTTCCCTGACGGGATCCCGGATCTTTGCGGAGGAGTATGATGTGACGTGCATAGGATTGCCCGGCACCATTGACAATGATCTGTACGGCACCGATTTTACCATAGGATATGATACGGCCCTGAACACCATCGTGGAGTGTGTGGACAAAATCCGGGATACGGCCACCTCGCACGACCGCATTTTCTTTGTCGAGGTGATGGGGCGTGATGCGGGCTTCCTGGCACAAAACAGCGCAATAGCTTCCGGTGCTGAAGCGGCCATCATTCCGGAAGACCGGACGGACGTGGACCAGTTGGAAACATTCATCGGACGTGGATTCAGAAAGACGAAAAACAGCAGCATCGTAATTGTGACCGAAAGTCCTGAAAACAAGAATGGAGGTGCCATGTATTACGCCGACCGGGTAAAGAAGGAATATCCCGGATATGATGTCAGGGTTTCTATCCTGGGCCATCTGCAACGGGGTGGCGCTCCGAGTGCCAATGACCGCATACTGGCAAGCCGGCTGGGTGAAGCCGCAATCCAGGCCTTGATGGAAGGCCAGCGAAATGTTATGATAGGCATACGGAACAACGAGATTGTTTATGTTCCTTTTGTCCAGGCAATCAAAAAGGACAAGCCTATTGACAAAAGCCTGATCCGGGTCCTTAACGAATTATCGATCTAA
- a CDS encoding MarC family protein — MDIFVYITLCFTSLFTLMDPLGVMPVFLQMTDGMDTKERRCIALKACTIAFIILVLFTLSGRFLFHFFGISTDGFRIVGGIIIFKIGYDMLQAHFTHVKLNETERKEYSKDITITPLAIPMLCGPGAISSGITLMEDASEYTFKIVLLGVIALVCILSFFILCASTQLLKILGETGNNVMMRLMGLILMVIAVECFISGIRPVLIEILKQAHACS; from the coding sequence ATGGATATATTTGTATATATAACATTGTGTTTCACTTCGCTATTCACCTTGATGGACCCGCTTGGAGTGATGCCGGTATTCCTGCAAATGACTGATGGAATGGATACGAAAGAACGCAGATGTATCGCCTTGAAAGCATGTACCATTGCATTTATCATATTAGTCCTTTTTACATTATCGGGCAGGTTCCTGTTTCATTTTTTCGGCATCTCAACAGACGGATTCCGGATTGTGGGAGGTATCATCATCTTTAAAATCGGATATGATATGTTGCAGGCACATTTCACCCATGTGAAACTGAATGAAACTGAACGAAAAGAATATTCCAAAGATATAACCATCACACCTCTTGCCATTCCGATGTTATGCGGTCCGGGAGCGATTTCCAGTGGAATAACATTGATGGAAGATGCTTCGGAATATACTTTCAAAATAGTATTGCTTGGCGTAATCGCTTTGGTCTGCATTCTTTCATTCTTTATTCTGTGCGCGTCCACCCAGCTTTTAAAAATCTTGGGAGAGACGGGAAACAATGTAATGATGAGACTGATGGGACTTATTCTGATGGTGATCGCCGTGGAATGTTTTATCAGCGGGATACGTCCGGTATTAATTGAAATTTTGAAACAAGCCCATGCTTGTTCTTAA
- a CDS encoding class I fructose-bisphosphate aldolase, with protein sequence MKIVDLLGGQAEYYLNHTCKTIDKQLIHIPGPDMIDKVWMNSDRNIRTLESLQALYGHGRLANTGYVSILPVDQGIEHSAGASFAPNPLYFDPENIIKLAIEGGCNAVASTFGVLGAVARKYAHKIPFIVKLNHNELLTYPNSYDQVMFGTVKEAWNMGAVAVGATIYFGSEQSRRQIVEVSQAFEYAHELGMATILWCYLRNSSFKKDGTDYHAAADLTGQANHIGVTIKADIVKQKLPSNNGGFKAIGFGKTNERMYSELTTDHPIDLCRYQVANGYMGRVGLINSGGESHGESDLHDAVVTAVVNKRAGGMGLISGRKAFQKPMKDGVQLLNTIQDVYLDSSITIA encoded by the coding sequence ATGAAAATAGTAGATTTATTGGGAGGACAGGCTGAGTACTACCTGAACCATACATGTAAGACGATAGACAAACAACTTATCCATATTCCGGGACCGGATATGATAGATAAGGTATGGATGAATTCCGACAGGAATATACGCACCTTGGAGAGCCTACAAGCCCTGTACGGGCACGGGCGTCTGGCCAATACCGGGTATGTCTCCATCCTGCCGGTGGATCAGGGGATAGAACATTCTGCAGGAGCGTCTTTCGCCCCCAATCCGCTTTATTTCGATCCCGAAAACATCATAAAGCTGGCCATTGAAGGAGGATGCAACGCCGTGGCATCCACATTCGGAGTTCTGGGAGCTGTGGCACGTAAGTACGCCCATAAGATTCCTTTCATCGTGAAGTTGAACCATAACGAGCTGTTGACTTATCCGAACAGCTACGACCAGGTAATGTTCGGTACGGTAAAAGAGGCATGGAACATGGGTGCTGTAGCTGTCGGCGCTACCATTTATTTCGGTTCGGAACAAAGCCGCCGCCAGATAGTAGAAGTGTCACAGGCTTTTGAATATGCCCACGAACTGGGAATGGCTACTATTTTATGGTGCTATTTGAGAAACAGCAGCTTCAAAAAGGATGGAACCGACTATCATGCCGCTGCCGATTTAACAGGACAAGCCAACCATATCGGGGTTACCATCAAAGCCGATATCGTGAAGCAGAAGCTCCCATCCAATAACGGCGGTTTCAAGGCTATCGGATTCGGAAAGACAAACGAGCGTATGTATTCGGAACTGACCACTGACCATCCGATAGACCTTTGTCGTTATCAGGTGGCGAATGGCTATATGGGACGTGTCGGATTGATCAACTCGGGCGGGGAATCCCATGGGGAATCCGACCTGCATGATGCCGTCGTAACGGCAGTAGTAAACAAGCGTGCAGGTGGTATGGGGCTGATCAGCGGTCGTAAGGCTTTCCAGAAACCGATGAAAGACGGAGTTCAACTTCTGAACACCATTCAGGACGTATATCTGGATTCTTCAATAACCATTGCATAA
- a CDS encoding ferritin: MTEKLQNALNEQITAELWSANLYLSMSFYLEREGFSGMARWMQKQSAEEIGHAYAIAEYMIKREATPKVDKVDVVPQGWGNPVEVFEHALEHEKHVSKLIDELVQVASEEKDNATQNFLWQFVREQVEEEANVLNIVSRLRKAGDSAILFMDAKLGERESQTRIINKNK; this comes from the coding sequence ATGACTGAAAAATTGCAAAATGCCCTGAATGAGCAAATCACAGCAGAATTATGGTCTGCCAACCTGTATTTATCGATGTCTTTTTATCTGGAAAGAGAGGGCTTTTCCGGAATGGCTCGCTGGATGCAGAAACAATCTGCAGAAGAGATCGGGCATGCATATGCCATTGCTGAGTACATGATTAAGCGTGAGGCAACCCCGAAAGTGGACAAGGTCGATGTGGTTCCACAAGGTTGGGGTAACCCTGTTGAAGTATTCGAACATGCTTTGGAGCATGAAAAACATGTTTCCAAACTGATTGATGAATTGGTACAGGTAGCATCCGAAGAGAAAGACAATGCCACTCAGAACTTCTTGTGGCAATTTGTTCGTGAGCAGGTAGAAGAAGAAGCGAATGTACTCAATATTGTTAGTCGGCTAAGGAAAGCCGGAGACAGTGCTATCCTTTTTATGGATGCAAAACTGGGTGAACGGGAGTCACAAACCAGAATAATCAATAAAAATAAATAA
- a CDS encoding ferritin-like domain-containing protein: MDKRIENAMNELINTEIWSTGLYLSLQVYFEDERLPILSSWLNSQAQDNMNKVYQMMNRICHDGGCVAINEMKRDTHEWTTPLNALNELLEHEQYISCQVNTFLILCRNVNMSFHSFISGLYADRIYVSTVFMELLRILAKENERRLPYF, translated from the coding sequence ATGGATAAACGAATAGAAAACGCCATGAATGAGTTGATCAATACAGAAATATGGTCAACCGGTTTATACCTGTCATTGCAGGTCTATTTTGAAGATGAACGGCTTCCAATACTTAGCTCCTGGCTAAACTCCCAAGCACAGGACAATATGAACAAGGTTTATCAGATGATGAATCGGATATGCCATGATGGAGGATGTGTTGCAATCAATGAAATGAAACGGGATACACATGAATGGACAACGCCATTGAATGCCCTGAATGAATTGCTTGAACACGAGCAGTACATATCATGTCAGGTAAACACATTTCTCATATTATGCCGGAATGTGAACATGTCCTTCCATTCTTTCATCAGCGGGCTGTATGCAGACCGTATATATGTAAGTACGGTATTTATGGAATTATTACGTATCCTCGCCAAGGAAAACGAACGGAGACTACCTTATTTTTGA
- a CDS encoding DnaJ C-terminal domain-containing protein, with protein MAYIDYYQVLGVDKTASQDDIKKAFRKLARKYHPDLNPNDATAKDKFQAINEANEVLSDPEKRKKYDEYGEHWKHADEFEAQKRARQQAGAGGFGGFGGAGFGGQGGAGFGTDGSGTYWYSSDGQEFSGSSAGGFSDFFEQMFGHRTRGGGGANAGFRGQDFHADLNLSLRDAARTHKQILTVNGKNVRITIPAGVANGQVIKLKGYGGEGINGGPAGDLYITFVIAEDPVFKRLGDDLYVDVDIDLYTALLGGEKLVDTLEGQVKLKVKPETQNGTKVRLKGKGFPVYKKEGQSGDLIVTYSVKLPVNLTEQQKEMFRKIQSMN; from the coding sequence ATGGCTTACATTGATTATTATCAAGTCCTTGGAGTAGACAAAACGGCATCTCAGGATGACATCAAGAAGGCGTTCCGTAAGTTGGCGCGCAAATATCATCCCGACCTGAATCCGAATGACGCTACTGCCAAAGACAAGTTTCAGGCTATCAACGAGGCCAATGAGGTGCTTAGTGATCCTGAGAAAAGAAAGAAGTATGATGAATATGGCGAACACTGGAAGCATGCCGATGAATTTGAGGCTCAGAAGCGGGCACGGCAACAGGCCGGTGCAGGAGGTTTCGGCGGCTTCGGCGGTGCAGGCTTCGGTGGTCAGGGCGGTGCCGGTTTCGGTACGGACGGGAGCGGTACATATTGGTACTCTTCCGACGGGCAGGAGTTTTCCGGAAGCAGTGCAGGCGGCTTCTCCGATTTCTTTGAACAGATGTTCGGACACCGTACACGCGGTGGTGGCGGGGCGAATGCAGGTTTTCGCGGACAGGATTTCCATGCCGATTTGAACCTGTCGCTTCGGGATGCCGCCCGGACTCATAAGCAGATATTGACGGTGAACGGCAAGAATGTCCGCATCACCATTCCCGCCGGTGTGGCGAACGGCCAGGTCATTAAACTGAAAGGCTATGGCGGCGAGGGTATCAACGGCGGGCCTGCGGGCGACCTGTACATTACTTTCGTGATAGCGGAAGATCCCGTCTTCAAACGCTTGGGCGATGATTTGTATGTAGATGTGGACATCGACCTCTATACAGCGTTGCTGGGTGGCGAGAAGTTGGTGGACACATTGGAAGGTCAGGTGAAACTGAAAGTAAAACCCGAAACGCAGAACGGTACGAAAGTCCGTCTGAAAGGGAAGGGTTTTCCGGTATACAAGAAAGAAGGCCAGTCCGGTGACTTGATTGTGACTTATTCCGTAAAGTTACCGGTGAATCTGACGGAACAGCAGAAAGAAATGTTCCGTAAAATTCAAAGTATGAACTAA
- a CDS encoding Hsp20/alpha crystallin family protein, producing MVPVKTNSNWLPSIFNDFFENEWLAKTGVTAPAINVIENDKDYKVEMAAPGMTKDDFKVNVDENNNLTICMEKKEEKKEEKKDKKYLRREFSYSKFQQTILLPENVEKDKISAKVEHGILSIEIPKMKEEEKQKTSKAIEVK from the coding sequence ATGGTACCTGTAAAAACAAACTCAAACTGGTTGCCGAGTATTTTTAACGATTTCTTCGAGAATGAGTGGCTGGCAAAAACGGGAGTTACGGCTCCTGCCATCAATGTCATTGAGAATGACAAGGACTACAAGGTTGAAATGGCGGCTCCCGGAATGACAAAGGATGATTTCAAGGTGAATGTTGACGAGAACAACAACCTGACAATCTGCATGGAAAAGAAAGAAGAGAAGAAGGAGGAGAAGAAAGACAAGAAGTATCTCCGCCGCGAATTCTCATATTCCAAGTTCCAGCAGACCATCCTGCTGCCTGAAAATGTGGAGAAGGATAAGATCTCCGCAAAAGTCGAACACGGGATTCTGTCCATTGAAATCCCGAAAATGAAGGAGGAAGAAAAACAAAAAACTTCCAAGGCTATCGAGGTTAAATAA
- the gpmA gene encoding 2,3-diphosphoglycerate-dependent phosphoglycerate mutase, with the protein MKRIVLLRHGESLWNKENRFTGWTDVDLSEKGVEEACKAGDALREAGFSFEAAYTSYLKRAVKTLNCVLDRLDEDWIPVEKTWRLNEKHYGMLQGLNKSETAVQYGEEQVHIWRRSYDVAPAPVGKDDPRNPGMDIRYAGVPDRELPRTESLKDAIGRVMPYWECIIFPALMYKDSLLVVAHGNSLRGIIKHLKGISDTDISNLNLPTAVPYVFEFDDRLVLVKDYYLGNPEEIRKRTKAVAEQGMIRR; encoded by the coding sequence ATGAAAAGAATAGTGTTATTACGTCATGGCGAAAGCCTATGGAACAAAGAAAACCGTTTTACCGGATGGACGGACGTGGATTTAAGCGAGAAAGGAGTCGAAGAAGCCTGCAAGGCAGGCGATGCATTACGGGAGGCCGGATTTTCTTTTGAGGCAGCTTACACTTCTTACTTGAAACGTGCCGTAAAAACGTTGAACTGTGTCCTGGACCGGCTGGATGAAGACTGGATTCCGGTTGAAAAGACCTGGCGGCTGAACGAGAAGCATTACGGCATGCTTCAAGGACTGAATAAGAGTGAGACGGCGGTCCAATATGGTGAAGAACAAGTACACATCTGGCGAAGAAGCTATGACGTGGCTCCCGCTCCGGTAGGCAAAGATGATCCCCGTAATCCGGGCATGGATATCCGCTATGCCGGTGTGCCAGATAGGGAACTTCCCCGTACGGAATCCCTGAAAGATGCTATTGGGCGTGTCATGCCTTACTGGGAATGCATCATCTTTCCCGCATTGATGTATAAGGACAGCCTGCTAGTAGTCGCCCATGGCAACAGCCTGCGCGGAATCATCAAGCATCTCAAAGGGATTTCCGATACGGATATTTCCAACCTGAACCTGCCTACGGCGGTTCCTTATGTCTTTGAATTTGACGACAGACTGGTTCTTGTCAAGGACTACTACCTTGGAAACCCGGAAGAGATACGGAAACGGACAAAGGCTGTAGCTGAACAAGGTATGATCAGACGATAA
- a CDS encoding FAD:protein FMN transferase codes for MQVSEQTGGIFDVTCAPLINLWGFGFTKFDSITPQLVDSIRHFVGFRKVHLQGNRVMKDDPRILLNFSVLGGGTICNIIACLFDRKGISNYMIDIGGEMIAKGKNPQGWNWCIGIVRPKDDSTGTNSELEQIVQLSERLGLATSGNYRNFYLKDGRKYAHAINPITGYPVQKDILSATIIAHQCMLADAYATAFMTLGSRKARQL; via the coding sequence ATGCAAGTGTCGGAACAAACAGGCGGGATATTTGACGTAACTTGTGCACCGCTTATCAACCTGTGGGGATTTGGCTTTACAAAGTTTGACAGCATCACTCCGCAACTCGTAGACAGTATCCGCCACTTTGTAGGCTTCCGAAAAGTGCATTTACAGGGCAACCGTGTGATGAAAGACGATCCCCGCATTCTGCTCAATTTCTCGGTGCTCGGCGGCGGTACTATCTGTAACATAATCGCGTGTTTGTTCGACCGCAAAGGCATATCGAACTATATGATAGACATCGGCGGCGAAATGATAGCGAAAGGAAAGAACCCGCAAGGGTGGAATTGGTGCATTGGCATTGTCAGACCGAAGGATGACAGTACCGGAACAAACTCCGAGCTTGAACAAATTGTGCAACTGTCGGAACGGCTGGGACTCGCAACTTCCGGCAACTACCGTAATTTCTATCTGAAAGATGGAAGGAAATACGCTCATGCCATCAATCCGATAACAGGATATCCGGTTCAAAAGGATATATTGAGTGCTACAATTATTGCCCATCAGTGCATGCTTGCTGATGCCTATGCAACGGCCTTTATGACGTTGGGGAGCCGCAAAGCCCGTCAGTTGTAG
- a CDS encoding RNA polymerase sigma factor, translating to MKEFNFEKKLLGVQDELFRFAYKLTANREKAEDLLQDTLLKAMLHKESYNKNTNFKGWLFIIMRNTFINGYRAEVGHTRLYISSDPAYYSRIMDESRREEVDKNYDLEKIRNAIKSVPESHFIPFEMYLSGFKYREIAERTGVSLGTIKSRIFHCRKKLKAILAE from the coding sequence ATGAAGGAATTCAATTTTGAAAAAAAACTACTTGGCGTACAGGACGAACTGTTCCGTTTTGCGTACAAACTGACAGCTAACAGGGAGAAGGCGGAAGACCTGTTGCAGGATACCCTGCTCAAGGCAATGCTTCACAAAGAAAGTTACAACAAGAACACGAATTTCAAAGGGTGGCTGTTTATCATCATGCGCAACACGTTTATCAACGGTTACCGGGCGGAGGTCGGTCATACCCGCCTGTACATATCCTCCGATCCTGCATATTATTCGCGGATCATGGACGAGTCCCGTAGAGAGGAGGTGGACAAGAACTATGACCTGGAAAAGATACGTAATGCCATCAAAAGTGTACCGGAGTCACATTTCATACCTTTTGAGATGTACCTGTCAGGATTCAAATACCGTGAGATAGCGGAAAGAACCGGCGTGAGTTTGGGAACTATAAAGAGCCGTATTTTTCACTGCCGGAAAAAACTGAAAGCTATATTGGCAGAATGA